A window of Gasterosteus aculeatus chromosome 9, fGasAcu3.hap1.1, whole genome shotgun sequence contains these coding sequences:
- the hadh gene encoding hydroxyacyl-coenzyme A dehydrogenase, mitochondrial — translation MQSVHGGRKVAARRDHVTADLPSRARLSESSRSRFDARRHIMAFFTHHVCRGLSSSAVRNVAIKHLTVIGGGQMGAGIAQVAASTGHSVTLVDTNGEILKKAVKGIEGNLKRVAKKKFSDKPESGEEFIQKALQNVSTSTDAAAVVQGSDLVVEAIVENLKVKQDIFSGLDKLAPAHTIFASNTSSLSITDIASSTSRLDRFAGLHFFNPVPVMKLVEVIGTSATSQETLDCLLNFSKVLGKTPVSCKDTPGFIVNRLLLPYIIEAIRMYERGHGSKEDIDIAMKLGCGYPMGPLELADYVGLDTMKFIMDYWSAANPENPSFAQSESLNKLVAEGKFGKKTGEGFYKYK, via the exons ATGCAGTCTGTGCATGGCGGGAGAAAG GTTGCAGCGCGACGTGATCACGTGACCGCCGACCTTCCTTCGCGTGCCCGTCTCTCGGAATCGTCCCGCAGCAGGTTTGACGCCCGTCGACACATCATGGCGTTCTTCACTCATCACGTCTGCAGAGGTTTGTCGTCTTCGGCCGTCAGGAATGTCGCTATCAAACACCTCACGGTCATCGGAGGCGGACAGATGGGCGCGGGCATCGCACAG GTTGCCGCGTCAACTGGTCACTCTGTGACGCTTGTGGACACAAATGGCGAAATCCTTAAAAAGGCTGTCAAAGGAATTGAAGGAAACCTCAAAAGAGTGGCAAAGAAGAAGTTTTCTGATAAGCCAGAG tcGGGTGAAGAGTTCATCCAGAAAGCCCTGCAGAACGTGTCGACCTCGACGGATGCTGCAGCCGTGGTTCAGGGCTCGGATCTTGTGGTGGAGGCAATTGTGGAAAATCTAAAAGTCAAGCAGGATATCTTCAGTGGGCTCGACAAGCTGGCACCGGC ACACACCATCTTTGCCAGCAACACTTCCTCCCTGTCCATCACGGACATCgccagctccaccagcaggcTGGACCGCTTCGCCGGCCTTCACTTCTTCAACCCAGTCCCCGTGATGAAGCTCGTAGAG GTGATTGGAACCTCAGCGACAAGCCAAGAGACTCTCGATTGTCTCCTGAACTTCAGCAAAGTACTGGGAAAGACGCCAGTGTCCTGCAAG GACACGCCAGGATTCATCGTCAACCGCCTGCTGCTTCCCTACATCATAGAGGCCATCCGGATGTATGAGAGGG GCCATGGATCCAAAGAGGACATTGATATTGCCATGAAACTTGGCTGTGGTTATCCCATGGGCCCCCTTGAGCTCGCGGACTATGTAGGACTCGACACGATGAAGTTCATCATGGACT ATTGGTCTGCAGCAAATCCTGAGAACCCGTCCTTTGCCCAGAGTGAATCTCTGAACAAGTTGGTTGCAGAAGGCAAATTTGGTAAAAAGACAGGAGAAGGATTCTACAAGTACAAGTGA
- the sgms2a gene encoding phosphatidylcholine:ceramide cholinephosphotransferase 2 — MQAPMASQEHVDARAADNLTPGMEGGAAPGNGTNCPVHAPGEEDTKRSFRKGIGRHNDYVKISVPESKVNRLPMEWWKTALTVFYAGFNLVLTTVVITIVHERVPPKESSPPLPDKFFDYIDRVKWAFTVTEVNGMVLLVIWMIQLFFFRYRSIASRRFFFLIGTLYLYRCVTMYITTLPVPGMHMTCAPKLHGDSHAKIQRILRLISGGGLSITNSHLLCGDFLYSGHTVMLTLTYLFIKEYSPRSFWWYHLMCWLLSAVGVVCILVAHEHYSVDVVVAYFITSRLFWWYHTMANLQTLKCSPNNYLTNTWWNPLFNFMERNVQTSVPCSYNWPISWPPACLKSPCKKYSMVHSTREE; from the exons ATGCAGGCACCAATGGCGTCACAGGAGCATGTGGATGCGAGAGCCGCTGATAATCTGACCCCAGGAATGGAGGGCGGTGCTGCGCCCGGCAACGGTACAAACTGTCCTGTCCACGCGCCCGGCGAAGAGGACACCAAGCGGAGCTTTCGGAAAGGCATCGGGAGGCATAATGACTACGTGAAGATTTCCGTGCCAGAGTCCAAGGTCAATCGTCTGCCAATGGAGTGGTGGAAGACGGCGCTGACCGTCTTTTATGCCGGCTTCAACTTGGTCCTGACCACAGTCGTCATCACCATTGTCCACGAGAGGGTCCCGCCTAAAGAAAGCAGCCCACCTCTTCCTGATAAGTTTTTTGACTATATTGACAGGGTCAAGTGGGCCTTTACGGTGACAGAGGTCAATGGCATGGTGCTGCTGGTTATTTGGATGATTCAGTTATTCTTCTTCCGATACAG GTCAATAGCCAGCAGGCGGTTCTTCTTCCTGATTGGCACCTTGTACTTGTACCGCTGTGTCACCATGTACATCACCACCCTGCCTGTACCTGGCATGCACATGACTTGTGCTCCTAAG CTTCATGGAGACTCACATGCAAAAATCCAGCGAATTCTGCGGCTGATTTCAGGTGGAGGTTTATCCATTACAAACTCCCATCTCTTGTGTGGAGACTTCCTCTACAGTGGACACACTGTGATGCTCACCCTCACCTACCTATTCATCAAGGAAT ACTCGCCGCGGTCGTTTTGGTGGTACCACCTGATGTGCTGGCTGCTGAGCGCCGTGGGTGTGGTGTGCATCTTGGTTGCACACGAGCACTACAGTGTGGATGTGGTTGTGGCCTATTTCATCACCTCCCGCCTGTTCTGGTGGTACCACACCATGGCCAACTTACAG ACTCTGAAATGCTCGCCAAACAACTACCTCACCAACACCTGGTGGAATCCACTGTTCAACTTCATGGAGAGGAACGTCCAAACCTCGGTGCCGTGCTCTTACAATTGGCCCATCAGCTGGCCTCCGGCCTGCCTTAAGAGCCCCTGCAAGAAGTACTCCATGGTCCACAGCACGCGAGAGGAGTGA
- the cyp2u1 gene encoding cytochrome P450 2U1 — protein MASLSWPSGADLSRVDVVALLLASLLLALCLFDVHRRRRDLANIPPGPTPWPLVGNLGFSLVPALFRRRFGEKPVDKNAMVLLTERAAVYGNVYSMFVGSQLMVVLNGYEAVKDALSNHPEVFSDRPDIPAITIMTKRKGIVFAPYGPVWRKQRRFCHTTLRSFGLGKLSLEPCIQQGLTTVKTELLHLSKKSGATGVDPAPLISNAVSNVICSLILGQRFHHEDRQFRSMLDLMDRGLEICVSSPAVLINVFPLLYYWPFGVFRELRRVEGDITAFLKRIIATHRETLDPDNPRDLVDMYLMEMSAQQAAGEEDSSFTEDYLFYIIGDLFIAGTDTTANSVLWVLLYMVLHPDIQDKVQTEMDEVVGTHRTLSLTDKGSLPFTEATIMEVQRMTVAVPLAIPHMASETTEFRGYTIPKGTVIVPNLWSVHRDPTVWDEPDRFNPARFLDEEGQLLRKECFIPFGIGRRVCMGEQLAKTELFLTVTSLLQAFRFRLPEGAPPPSLTGRFGLTLAPCPYAVCVSPRG, from the exons ATGGCTTCGCTGTCGTGGCCGAGCGGCGCTGACCTGTCGCGAGTCGACGTCGTGGCGCTGCTGCTCGCGTCGTTGTTGCTCGCGTTGTGTTTGTTCGACGTTCACCGGAGACGTCGCGACCTCGCGAACATCCCGCCGGGTCCGACGCCGTGGCCGCTGGTCGGCAACCTCGGCTTCTCGCTCGTCCCCGCTTTGTTCCGCAGGAGGTTCGGAGAGAAACCCGTCGACAAAAACGCCATGGTTCTTTTGACGGAGCGAGCCGCGGTTTACGGCAACGTGTACAGCATGTTCGTGGGCAGTCAGCTGATGGTGGTGCTCAACGGCTACGAGGCGGTCAAGGATGCGCTTTCCAACCACCCGGAGGTGTTCTCCGACAGACCGGATATCCCCGCTATCACCATCATGACCAAACGCAAAG GAATAGTCTTTGCTCCCTACGGGCCAGTGTGGAGAAAGCAGCGCAGGTTCTGCCACACCACCCTGCGCAGCTTTGGTCTGGGGAAATTGAGCTTGGAGCCCTGCATCCAGCAGGGCCTGACCACCGTCAAAACGGAGCTGCTGCACCTGAGCAAGAAGTCCGGCGCCACCGGCGTGGACCCGGCGCCGCTGATCAGCAACGCCGTGTCGAACGTCATCTGCTCGCTGATCCTGGGTCAGCGGTTCCACCACGAGGACCGGCAGTTCCGCAGCATGCTGGACCTGATGGATCGGGGGCTGGAGATCTGCGTGAGCAGCCCCGCGGTCCTCATCAACGTCTTCCCGCTGCTGTACTACTGGCCTTTCGGGGTGTTCCGGGAGTTGCGTCGGGTGGAAGGAGACATCACAGCGTTTCTGAAGAGGATCATCGCGACGCATCGGGAGACATTGGACCCCGACAACCCGAGGGATCTCGTGGACATGTACTTGATGGAGATGTCGGCCCAGCAAGccgccggggaggaggacagcagCTTCACAGAAGATTATCTCTTTTATATAATAGGAGATCTCTTCATCGCCGGCACGGACACCACAGCTAATTCAGTTCTGTGGGTTCTGCTCTACATGGTCCTGCACCCTGACATCCAAG ACAAGGTCCAGACAGAGATGGATGAAGTGGTGGGCACACATCGGACCCTGTCTTTGACTGATAAGGGAAGTTTGCCTTTTACTGAAGCCACCATCATGGAGGTGCAGAGAATGACTGTTGCGGTTCCTCTGGCCATTCCTCACATGGCCTCCGAGACGACAG AGTTCAGAGGCTACACTATTCCAAAAGGAACAGTTATAGTGCCCAACCTGTGGTCAGTCCACAGGGATCCGACAGTATGGGACGAGCCGGACCGTTTCAACCCAGCGCGCTTCTTGGACGAGGAGGGACAGTTGCTCAGGAAAGAGTGCTTCATACCATTCGGGATCG GTCGCCGGGTGTGCATGGGGGAACAGCTGGCGAAGACGGAGCTGTTCCTGACGGTGACCAGCTTGCTGCAGGCCTTCAGGTTCAGACTGCCGGAGGGAGcgcctcctccctcactgacgGGGCGATTCGGCCTGACGCTGGCCCCCTGCCCGTACGCGGTGTGCGTGAGCCCTCGGGGGTGA